TGCCCCCTACCTACTTCTATTTTACCATTCTGCATTCCTTTTGCCTTATAACGAAAATACATTCCATCTTTTTCTGCGAAGGAAGTGGAAGGGAAGATAAAGGATATTGGATGTGCCGAGACGTAAGGAAGATGGATGGCTTGAAGGATTACCATTACGAATTATGCACACGGGGCCCCTTCTGCTGATGCActtgcgcgcgcgcgctcttGCATATGGTGCCCGACCATGTTTGTGTATACGAGAAACTGTGCGTATCTGTAtgcctgtgtatgtgtggtttcCGCATTGTTCGCGATCGTTCGAGTCTTCCGTGCGTTTATACGCTGCGttcattaattaatcaaaatgAGATCTATACAATGTTCCGGGTGTGTACTAgcaaaggcacacacacacacacgcggtgcCCGCTTCATCTGAATCCTTCGATAATGTTAAATCTTTCGCTCTCAAATACTTTAAAAACTGCCCTTTGACCCATTCGTGTCCCCTCACTCCCGCTTTGCTAATCTTTCTCCTCACAcgcgcatacacacatacactcttCACCCACATACGCTGATGatggaggggaggggggagggctTTCTATTGTAACTcggaggttttatttttgctttttccataATCTTTTAAAGTGATTTTAGATTAGTAGTTTTAGGTGTGATTACTTTGCTTATTTGCATAGCTCTCAAAATGCTTTCCCTTtagtgtttcattttctcgtttgattccgttttttttctatttttcgtatggattctattttgttttgtgtctgcGTGAGTATGTTGTATTCGgtaacattttcaattattcCCGGTAACTGAAAACTGTTCGAATTGTAGACGCTCCCCGTGTATTGCGCTATATAGCATTTTTATTCactattatttgtttaaacgtttctttctattttcttaGTATATGCCAGTTTGTCACGCATTCATCAATTGCTGGTGCTATTCCGGGTCTTTTCGGAGCTTAATTTGCGTAAATGTGCTTTTGTCTTTTCACTTTTGTTAAATATGATCTCGTAGATTTAGGGGCGAAGAGAATCCGTGCGGAAACAAAACATGGTCCAAAACTCTTGCGCAACAAACAAGTTAGGCGTTCTGAAAGTTTTTGAATTTGgctaaaatagaaaataagaCTTTTTTGGCTTTAGAAACGCAAGACGCCCAACAGGGTTTGACAGCTAGTGATGGCTTTCATTTCCGCACACGGGCTAGGTAAACTCATCAGCAAACGCAAATGGATCGTCAGTATAGTATAGCTACAGAGACCTTCAGATCAAATGTGAAGCTACGTCAGCttactgttatttttttatatattttacaaCTAACTCATTGTGAGCGATCAAGCTACACCAGAACTAAAGTTGCTCATGCGATAGAGCACGAAAATtgagaatggttttttttttgtaaaaaaaatcgaatgcgATAAATTTTATGTCTAAATTTAATAAAGGTGCAAAAATTAGCCATTTGTTTTACAGCttaattcaatttcttttttttcgcaaaacatACATCCGTAACAATGTATGATGCATTAAATCAGTTCCTAACACACTCCAGAGGAGAACTCTCGCACTCTTAGTCGAACGGGGGAGGAGCCaattgaagcttttttttgttgttgcagcaCTTAAATATAAGTGGAACGCATTTTTccgtgttcttttttgttattgttgcaaTGATATAATCATAAAGTTCTTATCAAGGTataaaagatataaaaaagaagaataaaacaataaaatataactaCAGTACAGTTTTATACAGAGATGGTAAAAAGGATGTttaaatcaccaaaaaaagcaaaactgctTGTACAAAATAAACGCATCCCAAGACAGAATGTGGCACATTTGATTCATAACCGGTTTCGATTTTCCCAAACACAATTCGATTGATCCAAAACTGTAACGCCGCTCTTGTGCAGTTATGTTACTCTCTCATAGTTGCCCATACGGGTAGAGAGCAAGCATTGATATATAGGAAAAAAGGATCGTTTTGAAGAAATTCGAAACACACATGTTTTAACTCTTTCCGTCCCGGAGGTCGTCTGTTGCAACACATTTAACCAACCTAAGCTTTACAGAATCTATCGTCATTATCGCGTTGCCTTTCATATTACCACGTACTTGCTTAAGAATAGAGTTTGACGATagctttcttttgttttaacagAAGTTACATCCCTTCACTTGGCACCGGGTCGGGCACTGATAGCGGCCGGTACTgaggcagcagcagctgcagccgcACCATATCCAGCTGCCATCGCAGCAGCCGCCGCAGCGATCGGGTTCGGATGTTGTGCTTCCTGCAACTGCACACAGTTAACGGTCATGTTCGAAAAATCAACCACAATCGGTGTCGAAATGACGTGATGGTTGACGTTCAGATTGATGCTTTGCTGCTGTGGGTGAGTGGCAGCCGCAGGCGCATTCACCGCCACCGTTGCCACCGTTGTCGGGGCAGCCGTTAGTGGTTGCGGTTGCTGCGGCTGGGCAGATTGAGCCTGCGTATGCGACGGTACTGCGTGATGAgtcggatgatgatgatggtgatattgctgttgctgttgttgatgatgctgttgttgctgctgctgttgctgttgttgctgctgctgctgttgctgttgcagcatatgatgatgatgatgctggtgctgatgctgatgttgatgctggtgctgatgctggtgctgatgctgatgctgatgctggtgctgatgctgatgttgatgctgatggtgatgttgtTGCAGCTGATGGAACTGGAAAATTTGCTGCTGGTTGTGTTGCGGCTGTGTCGTCATTTGCGTTAGTGGATGCGGGGGACAGGGTGGTAGCTGCTTATGCATATGGTGGAGATGCGGCAAATGATGTTGTGATGGTGGAGGTGCAGGCGGTGGTTGCGGCTGTGTCGGATGGTGCAGAGCGGGCATCATCGACGTCTGCATGGTGCCGGAACCGGTTGGAGCGGGCATGGGCAGTGGTAACTGTGCTGCACCGGCAGTGTGTGGTGGCcccggttgttgctgttgacgTTGCAGAAACTGCTGTTGTCGGTGCTGTTGCATCGGACCGGTAGCTAAACCATAACCATTACCGACTGGTAGAGAGACTAcggaatgttgttgttgctgctgctgctgctgttgtgcatGCGTAAACAGAtgggcgtgtgtgtggtgatgAGCATGTGTATGGTTTGCACCCAAACCGGCCGTAGGCATTGTCGCTGGTGCAGTAGACAGTTGGCTAAGCGCCTGTGAAGTGACGGCAACTGTGGGTGTTTGCTGataatgttgttgctgctgctgctgcgctaGCAttgctactgttgctgctgctgcaactgctgccgactgctgctgatgctgttggttATGCCCAGCAGCATTGTGATGGTAAAGGTGCGGTTTTGATGGAActtgtttctgctgctgcttttgttgctgtttaggttgatgttgtttctgttgcttttgctgttgcttcgccgctgcctgctgctgttgtttgggTCGTTCCGTATTGGACTTTTCTGCACATTGTTCTGCCAGTTGTTTTACCGCccgttgtgattgttgtgACTCCTGCGATGGATGACGCTGTGGATCCGTTGGTTGTTTCGATGGACGCTGTTGTGATGCTGGTGGATAGTACACAACATTTGCGCCAGATTCTTCACCACCTGGTactgcaatatttttattactgcTTGCTACATTTACTACCATCGTACTGCTTGCTCCATTCACGATCACAGGACCTACTACCACGTTGGACGTTTGCATATGCGTCGATACTTCCGCTGGCGCAAGATTATGAACCGATGCGACCCGTTGCTGTGTTGTGTCGTTCGGAGTACCACTATCAATCTTACCACCAGACGTCAGGATCGTGCGATTTACGCTTGTAGAACCATTGGTAGCTCCACTGCTAGCTTTACGCGAACATGCCCCAGCATCGGTTATGGGTACTAATTTCCCGGTTGTCATTGCACCGCTTAAAGGTGGTTGGGAAACGTTTAGCTTTACGTGAcgcatttgctgctgttgttgctttgagATTTGTTGCACAGACACGGGAGGAATTATGCCCATCGCAGCAGAGGTTGAAGCTGTCGTTGATGTTTTCGAACCCGTCGACACAGCCGCCATCAGCGGGTTTGCGGGTTCCAACGTTATGCTGGCTGTAGTTGGTATAGATCGTAGCGAACCGGCGGCCGTTACTGCACCACTCACCGTTAGATTGGAACTAGACTTACCTGGTGGTGGTAGCAGAGCATCCTGATTAGGTGGTGTCAGCTGTATCTCGTCGTAAATGATACCGGGCGATGGTGAAACAATTTGTTGATTCGCACTGCCTACCAACGAACAggacgatgaagatgacgcTGGCGGCGATGAAGTCGCAACCGAAACGGTAGTGTTGGCGTTCAACGATCCTCCCTCTGCAGCGTGACCGTTGGTATGATTGATAGGTGTGGTTCCGATTTTGCTAATACTATAACTGGGCTCATTGTTTATGCTGTTGGATGTCGCTGCCGATGCAgccgttgctgctgccgctaGCATCATATTCAGCTCCGATCCAATCGAATCGAGTCTATGTCATTTAGAGTTGAGTGCGGCATTTATTTGAGTCCATAATTCTTTTTTGCACGATTTGGACCTATGTTGCGTGTAATAGAATAAATGCATTACAACAGATTGCTAGTCGATAACGaataacaacaagaaaaatgaGAGGTTTTGAACGTACCGTTTGATGGATTGCAACCAGTCCTTAAACTGAGCATTACCTTCCGGGGTAATTTGGAACGCATTACGCGCGGAAATGATAGTGCTGGTGAAGTCCTCATAGTCCGCTATCGTGAGATGATACAGCTTTTGATGAATACATTGGAAATACCTATCGGgaaagaataatattttcttttagtaACCTTTACTTATGCACCCAACCTTTTATAAACACTCTCTGGTATCTCATCTTTGATTTCATCTGGACCTGCAGTCACTCTGCAATAGACTGGCAGCAGCTGACTCACTGAGAATATCGACTGCCTAACATTACTAAAACAGCTTGATTCCGGCTTTTTCCTTACTGAAGCGTCTACTGCTGGGAATTACCCGCACTTGAACTCTAGCTATGGATCTAGAGAAACTCTAATATCTAATATTTCATATGTAATTTGATTTATATGTCCACCTATGGTTTAACACTAGACTTACCAACAAGCGCGGTTATCATTGATGATcactttacaaacaatttttaagaTCTGGACTATGTTTTAATACGATTTTGAGTTCATGCTACAGaaaagatatgtaaaagtcatgcattgtcaataaataaatagatactTAATCTACCCTATTAGATAAATAGATCCTAGTTAAGGTTTAAAGGATCCAAGATGATTTAAGCACATTTGCAATTCGGAAAAGGACAATAAGTAATTTGCCTTGCAACATAGTAAACGACTTGCAACAGAATTTTcttataaattttgaataatataTTGTGCCCTAGTCCCCTCGACActttataaaacaacaatacTTACATGCTCTGGCACTTGCTCATGAGTGGTGTAAGGGCAGAACGGAGATGGTGCATCACGAGAGCGGGATTATTGCGTGAGAGATAGTGTGCGGATTCGAGGGCAACCTCGTGCAGTACGAACGGACTGACGATCGAGTTGACAACGCACACGCAGAACTGATGCAGATACTGTGTGCCAAGTTTCTTCGAGATGCGCAGCAACCATTTCACATCTTCACCGTACGGTGGGTTGCGGGCATACTTCGCCTGTGGCCGATCATCGTGGACGCGTCGAGCGAGTGTCTCCAGTGCCAACATGCCTGCATTGTACGAGGCAAGCAAATAGCGCAATTGCGGCGTGTTGGAATGATGTGGATGACGGGCACGCACCTGCCCACTCGTGCTACCCGTGCCAGACTGGGGCGGTAGTGGTTGTATCCCCGAACCGGACCCACCACTCACAGCGGCCGGACCGTAAGCTGCAGCGTACGGGGGCCCACCAACTCCAACGGCATGCTGGGGACGCATGTTACTTCCACCGGGTCCGACGACCGGCATACCAGCGGGAACTTGTTGAGCCGGTGTAGGACCTTGTGGTCCCCCCGGTCCCATCGGACCGCTAACACCGCCCTGCTGTTGGCTACCAGCCACAGGCGGTGCCAGAGGTGGTGCTAGCTGTGGTGGTCCCTGTGGACCGCCTACCTGAACCGGTTGAACACCTGGgagttgttgctgatgttgcatCGCCGCGGCAACAGCTGCCTGTGACCCGCCGTAGAATTGCTGCAAATTTGGTCCCATCTGACCGGGATTGGTTGGTGGTCCTTGAGGTTGTACTGGTACACCGGGCACCGCCTGATACTGTGGTGGTGTACCGTACGCCTGCGGTGGCACACCGTGCTGCTGCATCGATTGATAGGCGGCTACAGCGGCCGGATTTATCGAACCTAACGGTTGTTGgggtggttgctgttgctgcccaTATCCAACAGAAGGTGGCTGTGGTTGCTGTGGTTGACCACCCTGCCCGCCTGGTGGAGGAGGCGgagggtactggaactggagAGGCGTTGCCATGTACATCTGGTGCACCGGATTTGTTGGGTGAGCGTACTGTAGCGGGTTCTGATGATGATAGATCGCTCCATAGCCATAGCCACCGTAAGGCGTCATTCCGATCGGTGCCAAGCCAGATACCGGTTGATGCTGATGTGGTGGGTAAGGTTGCTGTGGTGTCGTTCCACCACCTACGACGGGTGGTGGAATTCCCCCCGCTGGAACATTACCAGACTGGGACGAAGCAGCCGCTATGGCTGCACCAAGCACACTACCATCGCCACTCGATTCAACCAGATGCAAAAGACTGAGGACCACGTCTTGCTGTTCGTCGGGTTCCATTTCACCACCCGGCGTGTTACGCAGATACAGTTCGTACCAGTAACGTGACACCTGGAACAACACCTCAGGATAAACGCCACCGCCTTTCGCCGCCGTTTCTACCATAATGCAGGCACGTTCAAGCATTCGATCGCTCTGTTCCTTGCACTGCAATATCGCACGCTGTATCTCGTTCGGGTTGAGGGCAGCCGCGTGTGGTAATACCGAGAGGGCCAACTCGGCAGCCGGGTTCACCATGTTGCTGTCCCATCCACGGGATGAGGCACGATCCGCCATACCGGCCGCTTCCGGTGGTGTCAGATGTCCCTCCCACGTGTCGATCAGAAACGAAATCGCCGGCGCACCGATGTCCATCGCCTGTCCGATAACCCACGACACATGCGAGGAGTATGTACGGGACAACCAGTTCGGGCTGACGCAATTGTGCAACCCGAGCGCATACAGTCCCAATTGAAACGCACACATGTGAAGCCCCCGGTGCGGTCCCTGATGGTTTTGGGTGGTGGTCGCCTGCGTAAACAGCGATGTGGCCGATGTGCCGCCTGCCTTCGTGAGTACATTCTTCGCCAGCTCGAACATAAAGTGGGCACTCGCCTCCGACGGCTGGTTCGGGATGGACGGATATGCCCGCTTGCCCTTGTACCGTGAATCCTTTGAACGAGTCGAGGTCACCGATGACGTTGCACCGGTTGTGACGGTTGCCGTTGATGAAGAAGAAGGGCCACCGGCAGCACCAGTTGGATTGCTACTGGTAGAGCTACCGGCGGCAGCAGTCGTTGTGCTGCCACCAGCAGTGCCGGACAGCATTGCCGAAGCGACATTGGTactggtagtggtggtggaggttgtTCCTCCACTGTTACTGCCATTTGGATTAGAAGTGGTTGGCACACCGCCTAGATTCAGTGCACCGATACCTGCCTCTACTTCGGCGCTAGTACTGCTCTGCGGTCGACTACTGTTCGCCATACCGAACTCTGATCCCTGAGACAAATGGGAAGCGGCCACAGACCCGGATGGTTGCGGTTGCAGTTCGGCGCTtcccgtgctgctgctgcttcgacCACCACCGTTCCCACCGTACGGTTGAAGGTGATGCGGGTGATGGCTGTTGCTACCACCATTGTTGCCGGCTTCGTACTCATCCAACCGGAGCTGAGACGTTTGGCTGCGTGTCGGTGGATTGTTCGAGTAGTATGACGGTAGCAGTGCAGTTTTGATCAGAACGTGAATCTCCCGATCGAGCAACTTCTCCATGATGCGGCATATCTTGCGTGGTTCATCCTTATAGTATGACAGCAGCGTAAGCGCAAGGTCGCCACGCTGTCGCCGAGTGCCCTCGCACAGCAACGGATGTTCCGCTTCCGAAACGTTTGCCTTCAGTCCGAGTGCCGCTACTGCCGCTTCGAAACCTAAATTTTCGTCGGTTGGATAGCGGTAGGCGCTGCTCATTATCTTCAGACGATTTTCTCGCCCAACCACCGACGGCATAACGAGCGCATCGAACAGGAAGCTGGCCAGCATGATCGGCAGCAGTGCTTCGCCCCGTGACTTCAATGTACCGTCGCGCAACTGTTCCGCCCGTTCACGAATCGCCTTCAACTCTTCATTGCCAAGTGGGATGCGTTTTAGCAACGCCAGGAGATCTGATTCCTGATTGGCAAGCTTCACCTCCAGCGGTTTGGTGCTTGCTGGTGGTCTAGACatttccaaaccaaacagaCACACGCGGAACGCCAGATGATAGTGTTCCGAATTCTCCGCCAGTACCGTGCAGAGGAAGGCGCACTTGGACAGGGTAGCAGAAGCGAGCACGCTTAGCTGATGTGAGATCGGGTTgacgttgtgttttttgccttttttcttcgGTGGCGGTGGAAGATCGATCATTAGGTTGGGCGGGTTGGCCAGCATTTCTGACGCTAGACGAACACCCAGCGTGCACGCTTCCCGCCCGTGTCCATGCGCGTGTAAACCTTCTGCGCGCGCAAACAAAATGTCCCATGCGTCTTCCGTCGGTTTGATGTTGGAAAACATCTGCTGCTTCGATTCGGACGTACTGCCGTGGGATTGTGACGTGCCTGCTTgcggctggtgctgctgttgcttcggAGCTTTCTGATGCTGTTGGTTAGCGGCATTTGCTTGATGAGATGTTGATGGCTGCGGTTGCTGCACACCTGTTAACAAACCTTCAGCTGCAGTAGCAGACACCGCTGCCGATGACGATGCAACATTCTCAGCACTGACAGCATTGCCCGATGATAACTCACTCGATCCATGTCGTTTGGCACTGGTGTGTTTGGTGGTATTGGTGCTCGAGTGTTTTACGGGATCGGGATTCACTGTACTGGTTGACTCCACCATATTCAGAACCTCGTACAATTTGATATTACCCGAAATTTCGTAGTTGTTCATATCGTTCAGAATGCTATTTTCGTTACTCGATTCGCTAGATTGTGATCCTGTTCCTTCGGCCGGtactttcttcttctgcagcAGGTCCGTCGCCGCTGAGCTGGATGAAAGTGAGgtagaggaggacgaagaacTGGAGGAAGAATTGCTAACGCTCAGCAATGGTAGGTTTGGATCGGCAGCACCACCAGAACCGGACCCGCTCATGTCACCAACGTTCGCGTTGCTAATCGGCATCGTATTCCCCTCATCATCATTCTTCTTCGCCACATCGATCGGTAACAAATAGTGCTGCAGTTTCTCATCAGCAACCACTGCCAGATCATCCTCATTTTCACAGAATCCTTCGCTGCTCACACTGGAACGATTTCCACCGGCTCCGACCGCATCACAGCGCACACCTACGTTACGACCACTTACACTACCGGTACGGGTCGCGTCTAGCTTTGCATTCGATGTGGATGTTCCCGGCATAGCAGAGCCATGACCTTTGCTGGATTCACCTTCAGTCCCACCGGCATCACTGGCACTTTGATTTAATCGATCCGGTACGCTATCGCTACTACTATTATTACTAGACGAACAGTACGTTAACCGGTCGCGATGTGCTCTGGTGCGGTGATGGTGGTTCTTGTTGCTTACGTCCCCCACTCCGGTACGTTTGCTGGTACTAGCACCGTTGTTTACATTATCTTCTGTAGATGGACCGTAATCACCAGCACTACTGCCTACTAGAGCATGGTTGCAACTCGCCATTCTATGGGAGTCACCAGCATTTGTCACGTTGTCAGTGTTGACCGCTGCTGACACATTACTTGTCGATGCTGTTGGTGCAGCAGACGCCTGCACCATTCCACTCGAGCCGGAACCACCatgtggctgctgctgttctaCTGTACGTGAGCTGCTCGCTGCCACGGTGGTTATGTTACGGTAGCGATCCGTACCGCAAACCATCATCCCCGTGCTGACATTCGAGCAGCCCGGCATAAGACTTCGTTGCGGTAGTGGATAATCGGCATGGTAactgtgatgatgatggtaatgatgCACCATCATCTGAAACTGCTTCACATTACCCTGTGACATGGCCATCGGAGCAGTGGAGGTAACCTGCGACGGCACAGTTGTGTCGATGCGCGAATCACTGTTCTGCTTGAAGCATGTGAACGGGCAGTGATACATCGGGTTCGTATCCTGTGTGTGCGTCACCCCCTCAATCGGATAATCCTCCCAGTCGAGGTAGCAGGCCTCGATGGCTGGCTTAAACCCGGCGAATAGTTCCGCATCGTTGCGTAggttctgctgctgcttgctgctGTGTGACGATGATGCGACCATATTCTTTGCCACCCGGTCTAGTATCTTTAGATGCCAGGTGGTAAACTGGGCGTGCAGCATATCTCGCTCATCTGGTGCTAGACCCGGATTTAGTGCGGCGAGCCGCCAGAGTACGACAATCTCGTCGCACAGAGAAGCACAGGCATGCTGAGTAGCATTTAAGTTGCTGTGAGTGTTTCCATGTTTAccaccaccgcctccaccaccacccccaccaTGCCCGTTCGAACCGACCAGCAGTGCAAGCTTGATGTTAAACCACCACACTAAGATCTGATCGCACGCCATTACCTCTTCGGTAATTATCTCCAGCAGACGCACGGCATTGCGATCGCACCGACGATACATCTCACGCACGATCGACAGCAGATTCCACATGCCCTCCGGTTCACGGCCGCGCAACGGTCGAAGCAGTGAACTCCATTCGGCCGCCGCCGGTGGTGCCGAGTTGGTTAGGTAGTTGACATCGCTGAACACCATCGGCGTAGGCTGGCAGAACTTGAACAAGATCTTCTTAATGTTATCATGCAGCGTTTTTTCGTCCAGATACCAGTTGGTCTGATCGTTCATCGATGCACCCGCGGTCGGATCCGGTGCACCATACACGGTGTTGATGGTGGTTGGTTGCGCACTCAGCAATTCGTCCAGCAAGCGTTGCGCTATCGGCAGTATCTGCTGCGATTGCTCGCTGATCAGATATTGGGCGAATTTTTGCAGCTGTTCACGCTGCAACCGAGACAGCGACTCCGACACCGGTGCCCGAAGGCTCACCTTGGTAGGCTAAAGCGAGATGAATTAGGTAATGATACATCAGTATATTCGGGCACATAGCCGCACATTAGCGGACGTTTTTACTTACACAATGAATCCGGTACAGGCAAACGGCGACCACATGCGAACACCAGTAGGTGGTGGGTAGGCATGTGCAACTACACGATGAAATTTTTCGCCTGTCAAATGTAACCGCCACGTTGTACTGGTTACGCGGTTGCGTTTGCACGACCGTCGCCGATAGATGAAAGCCGATCTGCAGCGGATCCTTGACGGCGCGATTTTTGAACAGCACTTCGCCACGATGAAACTCATCTGCGGAGCTGTTCGCTAGGCACGAGTACAGCCGTATGTCCTCCTCATTATCCGGGAAGCTCCAGAAGGCGATGCGCAACATTATTGGTTCCGGTACTGGTGGATACATTTGTTCGACCAGTTCGAAAGGGATGTAGAACGCGACGCAACGGGCGGCCAGCTCAGTCAGGGATGTTGGTTCttgagggaaaaaagggacagaATGGTCAGACTATTTATAAAGGTAAAATGACACACGCACCAACACTTACCACCCTCATTGAATCGACGACCGGAGCCACCACCGAACGAGTTGATCATCCCTGCCGGCTTCTTCCACCCCCGCCAGTTGTTGCACACGCTCTCTGGTTCGGAGCTCCAGCTGCACAGTGAGTCTTCCTCAAACCGATCCGAGTCCTCGAAACTGAACCGATCGATTTCCTCCGCATTCTGGTTGTTCTGGTTCGCcacgttgttgttgttgccggcGTTATTATTTTCCCGTGCATTATTCCCACCGGCTGCAGGCGGGTTGTTGTGATGGTGGTTGTGATTATTTCCGCCTCCATTACCACCGGCCggaccgccaccaccaccgtaatCTAACGGATTCCATTCGCCAATGCCCCCGTCGGGCTCAttattgctattattattgccatggttttgctgctgttgatgatggtgctggtgaAGATGGTGCTGATTTACATGCTGCTGATTGCTATTGCCTGAGGTGGATGGATAGGAGGCACCGGCGCCACTTGTGTGACCGGCCATACTGCCTGCTGCCGTGGAGCTGGACGGCGCTACTGGGACATTGCGGCTACCAGCCGTTCCTGGTTCCTGCGCTGCGGATGTACTACGACCGGTTGTACCGCCGCCGCTGCTCGTACTGCTACCGGTGGTGGAATGCGATGTCTGCGGCTGCTGACTGCCGTCGTCGGCTGATGGCCTTTCTGGTCCACCACCGGCACTGTTCGATGTGTTCGCCAGGATGGATTGCACGTCAGTGATGACGGAAGCAGAACACACGGGTCAGCTAGCAGCCTGGCGTGTGGAAACACTCCCACACGGAAACGGAACCTGTGTGCTCCTGCCTGTTTGGAcgtttgtgcgtgttttgttaGTGGTCGTGGGACGATACACGACTGTAAATGGGGGTCGTTTGCGACGGATGTATTGCAACACCTTCACTGCTTCACACTGATTTTATCACTGTATTCCCTCCTCTCCACCGGCAGACCCCGCGCCGTGGAGGGGGATTTTTACACGTTCTGCGGTAGGGGCGCCTTGGttacacacgcaaacacgaaAATGTTTTTGGACAAAATTAAGCTGTCACACTACTGAAATATTCAACTCTGGTTttataatttgattatttggCTTAACTTAATGCATATTGGAAACTGTAACACTCACTGCAAAGTCCAACAACTCACTGAGTACAGCGTAAATATGAATatcttaataattttaattaatcgcCACAGTTAGCGGCGTGGAAGCAAAGCGTTATCAATTGAACAACTcgataaaagtaataaatcaataatatttgttaacaatatttaacaaataatagtttaatttttaaattataataaacatATCTAGTTGGAAAGGGAGTGGCGACTTCAACTGTCCAGGAAGCGCCA
This sequence is a window from Anopheles marshallii chromosome X, idAnoMarsDA_429_01, whole genome shotgun sequence. Protein-coding genes within it:
- the LOC128710479 gene encoding hormone receptor 4-like, coding for MMLAAAATAASAATSNSINNEPSYSISKIGTTPINHTNGHAAEGGSLNANTTVSVATSSPPASSSSSCSLVGSANQQIVSPSPGIIYDEIQLTPPNQDALLPPPGKSSSNLTVSGAVTAAGSLRSIPTTASITLEPANPLMAAVSTGSKTSTTASTSAAMGIIPPVSVQQISKQQQQQMRHVKLNVSQPPLSGAMTTGKLVPITDAGACSRKASSGATNGSTSVNRTILTSGGKIDSGTPNDTTQQRVASVHNLAPAEVSTHMQTSNVVVGPVIVNGASSTMVVNVASSNKNIAVPGGEESGANVVYYPPASQQRPSKQPTDPQRHPSQESQQSQRAALSQLSTAPATMPTAGLGANHTHAHHHTHAHLFTHAQQQQQQQQQHSVVSLPVGNGYGLATGPMQQHRQQQFLQRQQQQPGPPHTAGAAQLPLPMPAPTGSGTMQTSMMPALHHPTQPQPPPAPPPSQHHLPHLHHMHKQLPPLPSHTQAQSAQPQQPQPLTAAPTTVATVAVNAPAAATHPQQQSINLNVNHHVISTPIVVDFSNMTVNCVQLQEAQHPNPIAAAAAAMAAGYGAAAAAAASVPAAISARPGAK